The sequence AGGTAGCTGATGGCGATAAGTTTAGAAGCCTTGCTACTTCGTTGTTTGAAATCTCAACGTATTTATCACTGAGTATCACAATGGCTTTTCTAGCAATTACGTACTCTTTAAGCTTCGTCTTCTCTGTTAATTCTTTCTTGCTTAAACCAGTTTTCTCATATACACAATTTATTATATCATCAACGCTAACAACTAAATCAGGCTCAACCCTCTTCATTTCCTTGAACTCCTCTACAGTAGCGTGTACTTCTTTTTCATCTAAGACAAATTCACTAAGTTCCATTTTCCCTTGGTCAAGATTCATAAATCTTCTATACTCCTTAACTCCACGCTTAATATCTCCACCCAGCATTTCCAGTATAAACTCCACTTCAACTACGGATTTCTTATTCACCTTTAAATAATCCTGATGACTACTCCATTTATAATTAAGCCCATCATCAATCCATGCTTCAACTGGATTTAAGTGTATATACTTTACTAGCTGTAACAAGTATGAATCCCCGTCGCATAGCAATGCTTTGTACCGCTGCTGGAATACATGACCAGTTCTAGAATGCTTCAAATTAATTCTTTGGGTATAGCTTTGCTGTATTCCCTGCATGATCTTAGACAGTGGCACCTCCCCAGTTTCTATAAGCAAATGAACATGGTTATCCATAATGCAATAGGCATAGAGCTTAAAGCGATATCGTTCTTTATATTTATCCACTAGAAATAAGTATAGTTCTTTATCTTGATTATTGCGAAAAATATACTCCCCATTGTTACCTCTGCACATTACATGATAAAAAGCTCCTGGATATTCTATCCTAGGCTTTCTCGGCATAAGGACCACCTCTGAGATTTCCGAATTAAATGTTTAATGAATT comes from Alkalicella caledoniensis and encodes:
- a CDS encoding transposase gives rise to the protein MPRKPRIEYPGAFYHVMCRGNNGEYIFRNNQDKELYLFLVDKYKERYRFKLYAYCIMDNHVHLLIETGEVPLSKIMQGIQQSYTQRINLKHSRTGHVFQQRYKALLCDGDSYLLQLVKYIHLNPVEAWIDDGLNYKWSSHQDYLKVNKKSVVEVEFILEMLGGDIKRGVKEYRRFMNLDQGKMELSEFVLDEKEVHATVEEFKEMKRVEPDLVVSVDDIINCVYEKTGLSKKELTEKTKLKEYVIARKAIVILSDKYVEISNNEVARLLNLSPSATSKIKAEKRRLDIEVADIVRQVNDELKERMEKLQA